The following coding sequences are from one Ornithodoros turicata isolate Travis chromosome 1, ASM3712646v1, whole genome shotgun sequence window:
- the LOC135377309 gene encoding mucin-5B-like, with translation MKSSKDSGKQVKGTALTRTKQLLLPGKRAFAGEPTTEFSMMEIADVNLEAMRSKAVTLRYETLADVQPKVLLYTGRWRSAIGRKDVGPDASGSSSRKSDDNNSTLNLVRRFIGRRRMPPDIIPTTSSATTSTTPSTTTTPSSTSTYSSTPTTPSTTPSTTASTTPTTPSTTPTTSTSSSTSETTVPHTTPTTLRTTQSTTTEASTEAVQDYKEHTYRQVLKNDEIMPTANSTIKAGTTKGLIPFAPLTHDVNLPIWSSSQATSSAKLKVDTSTTKTTQSKFELREERTETVLTSSVTTTVPQTTTEDKPLEFRNDGIGRVIPVLEWENDDTTASLMPWSSPPSAGANFPEIISENGASVSPGSSQSGEFIPRDNPIQSQMPVFSEHTDLSNTTTTLSRKTSSAPSTETRPTETFTPSVSRTSASGPIISTGNLQESSSTETRHTPPPVFGVEVSPEHDHIGPGKNATGQLRDNDGIVEGVVTYVDGQHTIPRRGISTTLSGDRSTDITSAGTVSSARNDTSVLLDETTRQMKTTQEPVSILNSTVSESTLSSTSLPASKQASLSRIPKASSDTSTGTAHESSVQITNNDISAGVMSSEQLGSSTTSYSEKAPMSITLSHVSGPESTAVFTSLAAAFPNEPAGKARSGHPGEIENTSSTKNVVPRRGVELNGTVASSSSTPTEHEGHSLYTQTDTPAVRPSSGPVGMFGAAEPSSKITSQITPVSTAASTRGSPQESTVTSVSKSTAGSTTLSNMPSTTETTIGSTTATTTEMTTGGTERVTQPSSESTVRGTLETTEEGTTEGIPPSASEVTAPRGTETWTSIPTGTHNRTLPTNTTGTRRRRVVKHGHFHRSPRKHGVSPRASKNMTAHRRDSLGRERDSAGRLIEVGRRWRTPSSRPWKKQRTSATPQASRSSPSAPPESSSLPPSSSSLLSMTRKTSAGYEPKVKAIKITHVHSLDQDPTTVVIADEKSEHVLTKNDTLDEAMTDSDWPVPSVGNDTEYINRKYQHAGVWPNLKDPSKLQKEHPGHHHKQRVRKLTRWRPPTTTPVTVTTSPSTWPSSEITYTTVPATSSTWSTETSTASTEERTEGTSRPTSTSVTTTMAPATSEMNVSSWSLNASSVTLSPAERVFTNETSVNDTAASSLTFNQSTSVSNETSSTTKVTSSMFPSQPSAATSTATSTATSTSTSTSTSTSTSTSTSTSTSTVIVPTKSKLRHLKHKKTTYSIAKKTTVPQPPTRVTLVYANETASRCTTSDCTEEGERLRIYVDWSRSPCDNFYDYSCGGWIRHHPFPASRKKLSVDDLIVELVEQKITEHIYENLGEHTTYKDPLLHNTIKFFQGCSDKSSLMKSPTMAIQGALDEIRLTDWPYDEEPLDIEIPEVLALSSRKLGVHPLFRVTLETDVTTPTSMIFVFRRPSPVAPPDAYLASEFMATYQKLVTKAMSFVNSDKNIQALAEPVLQVDREVARVIDKSHRTTDYTLEYHRKSLVDADKRKEFDVVSFLNALMDGIAVLDLDTEFVTTSPKFLQEVLNLTQSFDKSVLLNYVGFRAVLSLSPLLPHNDGRELAHLLYLREIPTRTPPKRWKFCIRMLENVYKLPVMQLQLDALEPKGAPEHLNRTVELLKKHFFRAIRNSTRFGLATKEMAISKLRNLKLESFNSPHIRDPEVREQHYHGVPDVDPTNVLADYTATLAVVLENYWNAYGGTGRRYSWHGSIFDTVSTYDPFDNTLYVPLSIYMENVKYNTFQSALYFPRSGARVMAAMYDMLEREASFFGRQNEVVKNSVWDYISTDGFLSIRRCLKEQFRKAVVPHPTANLLYTPSSSQTLRQDVKDNTVTYVVHEAFKEMMLDYGFRSGVFSLPGFTETSVDQLFFLLYSTSHCEVTTQESLLADQVAGVTHPQKYRVNLALQNNRNFARSFRCSNDSEMNPTRKCRSW, from the exons ATGAAAA GTAGCAAGGACAGTGGGAAACAGGTCAAGGGCACGGCATTGACGCGCACCAAACAGCTTCTACTGCCGGGCAAGCGAGCTTTCGCTGGTGAACCCACGACAGAGTTCTCCATGATGGAAATCGCGGATGTCAACTTGGAGGCGATGCGTTCCAAGGCCGTTACACTTCGATATGAAACACTGGCGGATGTACAGCCTAAAGTTTTGCTGTACACGGGACGGTGGCGCTCTGCTATTGGACGCAAAGATGTCGGACCAGACGCCTCTGGTTCTTCCTCGAGGAAGTCGGACGACAACAACTCCACATTGAATCTTGTGCGACGTTTTATCGGACGAAGACGGATGCCACCCGATATTATTCCTACCACTTCGTCGGCCACTACGTCGACCACTCCATCCACCACGACTACACCATCATCTACGTCGACTTATTCTAGTACGCCAACTACTCCATCGACTACTCCATCGACCACCGCATCGACTACTCCAACAACCCCATCAACTACACCAACCACGTCTACTTCGTCATCAACTTCAGAAACTACCGTCCCGCACACAACGCCCACGACACTAAGGACTACACAATCCACAACCACGGAAGCGTCCACTGAGGCTGTCCAAGACTACAAGGAGCATACTTACCGCCAAGTGCTTAAGAACGACGAGATCATGCCGACTGCCAATTCGACTATAAAGGCGGGAACAACGAAGGGTCTGATCCCCTTCGCACCTCTCACCCACGATGTAAACCTACCAATATGGTCGTCGTCTCAAGCGACGTCATCTGCCAAATTGAAGGTTGATACTTCTACGACTAAAACAACGCAGTCCAAATTTGAGCTGAGGGAAGAAAGAACGGAGACAGTTCTGACGTCTTCTGTTACCACTACAGTACCACAGACTACCACAGAAGACAAGCCGCTTGAGTTTCGAAACGACGGCATCGGCCGAGTCATACCGGTGTTGGAGTGGGAGAATGATGATACGACGGCATCCCTTATGCCCTGGAGCTCGCCGCCCTCAGCCGGAGCCAACTTCCCAGAAATCATATCAGAAAACGGAGCATCTGTGTCACCAGGCTCGAGCCAGTCAGGGGAGTTCATACCACGTGATAACCCAATTCAGAGTCAAATGCCCGTCTTTTCAGAACACACCGACCTGAGTAACACGACGACAACTCTCAGTCGTAAAACGAGCAGTGCACCTTCTACAGAAACAAGGCCGACTGAGACGTTTACACCATCTGTTTCGCGCACTTCAGCAAGTGGTCCGATCATCTCGACTGGAAACCTCCAGGAGTCTTCTTCCACTGAGACTAGACACACACCTCCTCCAGTGTTCGGCGTGGAGGTATCGCCAGAACATGATCATATCGGACCTGGTAAAAACGCTACAGGGCAATTGAGAGACAATGACGGAATTGTAGAGGGTGTAGTTACGTATGTAGACGGCCAACACACAATTCCACGTCGAGGCATTTCTACTACTCTTTCTGGAGACAGATCAACCGATATAACGTCTGCCGGTACTGTGTCGTCCGCGAGGAACGACACTTCCGTGTTATTGGATGAAACTACTCGTCAAATGAAAACCACACAAGAGCCCGTCTCCATCCTGAATAGCACTGTCAGCGAATCGACGCTCTCATCTACGTCTTTGCCTGCTTCCAAACAGGCAAGTTTGTCTAGAATACCAAAGGCTAGCAGTGATACCAGTACTGGCACAGCTCACGAAAGCTCCGTACAAATCACAAATAACGACATTTCAGCCGGCGTGATGTCTTCTGAGCAGCTTGGGAGCAGCACAACCTCCTACAGCGAGAAAGCACCCATGTCAATTACGTTATCACATGTGAGTGGTCCTGAAAGCACCGCTGTGTTCACATCACTTGCCGCAGCATTCCCAAACGAACCTGCAGGCAAAGCAAGGAGTGGACACCCAGGCGAAATCGAGAACACCTCGTCAACGAAAAATGTTGTTCCCCGAAGAGGTGTGGAATTGAACGGAACCGTAGCGAGTTCCAGCAGCACGCCCACCGAGCATGAGGGGCACAGTTTATACACACAAACCGACACACCTGCCGTACGCCCAAGTTCTGGACCTGTCGGCATGTTTGGCGCTGCAGAACCCTCTTCAAAAATTACGTCGCAAATCACCCCGGTAAGTACTGCAGCAAGTACCAGAGGAAGTCCCCAAGAAAGCACTGTTACGAGCGTCTCAAAGAGCACAGCAGGGAGTACCACCCTGAGCAACATGCCAAGTACAACTGAAACGACAATAGGAAGCACCACAGCGACCACTACCGAAATGACTACAGGAGGTACGGAGCGTGTTACTCAACCTAGCAGTGAGTCTACCGTGAGAGGTACCTTAGAAACTACCGAAGAAGGCACGACGGAAGGCATACCACCATCTGCCTCTGAAGTGACTGCACCACGGGGCACTGAAACGTGGACCAGTATTCCAACAGGCACGCATAACCGAACGCTGCCAACAAACACCACGGGAACTCGTCGCCGCCGCGTTGTCAAACACGGCcatttccaccgcagccctcgGAAACACGGCGTGTCTCCGAGAGCTTCGAAGAACATGACAGCTCACCGTCGTGATTCCTTGGGCCGTGAACGCGACAGCGCAGGACGACTCATCGAAGTTGGACGGCGATGGAGAACGCCTTCCTCAAGACCTTGGAAAAAGCAAAGAACGTCCGCAACACCTCAAGCATCACGCTCAAGCCCCAGCGCGCCGCCCGAATCTAGTTCCCTTCCTCCTTCATCCAGTAGCTTGCTGTCTATGACGCGAAAAACCAGCGCTGGGTACGAGCCTAAAGTGAAGGCGATTAAAATCACTCATGTCCACAGCTTGGACCAGGACCCTACAACTGTTGTGATAGCCGATGAGAAGTCCGAACACGTCTTGACGAAGAACGATACTTTGGACGAGGCCATGACTGATTCTGATTGGCCTGTCCCGAGCGTTGGTAATGATACTGAGTACATTAACAGGAAGTACCAACATGCAGGTGTGTGGCCAAATCTTAAGGACCCATCGAAGTTACAGAAGGAGCATCCAGGTCATCATCACAAACAGCGAGTTCGCAAGTTGACCCGTTGGAGACCTCCCACGACAACACCGGTGACGGTGACGACTTCACCATCTACTTGGCCTTCCTCCGAGATTACTTATACGACCGTCCCCGCGACATCTTCGACTTGGTCAACGGAGACATCTACTGCATCGACtgaagagaggacagaaggaacCTCGCGACCGACGTCGACTTCCGTAACGACAACCATGGCGCCAGCAACATCGGAGATGAATGTATCATCGTGGTCTCTGAATGCATCAAGTGTCACTCTCAGTCCCGCAGAAAGAGTATTCACGAATGAAACGTCTGTGAATGACACGGCTGCAAGTTCGCTTACATTCAACCAAAGTACATCGGTGAGCAACGAAACCTCGAGCACAACGAAGGTGACTTCCTCGATGTTTCCTTCCCAGCCATCAGCAGCCACATCAACAGCCACATCAACAGCCACATCAACATCTACATCAACATCTACATCTACATCAACATCTACATCTACATCTACATCAACATCCACAGTGATCGTGCCTACAAAGTCCAAATTGCGACATTTAAAGCATAAGAAGACGACCTACTCTATCGCGAAGAAGACTACGGTTCCACAACCGCCTACACGGGTTACTTTAGTTTATGCCAACGAAACGGCTTCTCGTTGCACAACCTCTGACTGCACAGAAGAAG GTGAGCGTCTGCGCATCTACGTTGATTGGAGCCGAAGTCCATGCGACAACTTTTACGATTACTCGTGCGGTGGTTggattcgtcatcatccatttCCCGCAAGTCGAAAGAAACTCTCTGTCGACGACCTCATTGTCGAGCTGGTCGAACAGAAAATTACCGAACACATCTACG AAAACCTGGGAGAGCACACGACGTACAAAGATCCCTTGCTGCACAACACAATCAAGTTTTTCCAAGGCTGCAGCGACAAGA GTTCTCTCATGAAAAGCCCCACCATGGCCATCCAGGGGGCCCTGGACGAGATTCGCTTGACGGACTGGCCCTACGACGAGGAACCCTTGGACATCGAAATTCCGGAAGTGTTGGCTCTCTCTTCTCGGAAGCTCGGTGTCCATCCTCTCTTCCGCGTCACTCTCGAGACGGACGTAACGACACCTACTTCCATGATATTTGTT TTCCGCAGACCGTCGCCTGTGGCGCCACCTGACGCGTATCTCGCCAGCGAATTCATGGCCACTTACCAGAAGTTGGTTACGAAGGCCATGTCTTTCGTCAACAGCGACAAGAACATACAAGCTCTGGCAGAGCCAGTACTCCAAGTTGATCGCGAGGTGGCCAGG GTTATTGACAAAAGCCATAGGACCACGGACTACACCCTGGAGTACCATCGCAAGAGCCTCGTCGATGCGGACAAACGCAAAGAG TTCGACGTAGTGTCTTTCCTGAACGCGCTCATGGATGGCATTGCTGTGCTTGACTTGGATACCGAATTTGTCACAACGTCTCCCAAATTTTTGCAAGAAGTACTCAATTTGACCCAGTCCTTTGATAA GAGTGTCCTGCTCAACTACGTCGGGTTTCGGGCTGTGCTCTCGCTGTCTCCTTTGCTGCCTCATAACGATGGCCGTGAATTGGCTCATCTCTTGTACCTGCGAGAGATACCGACCAGGACTCCCCCCAAGAGATGGAAGTTCTGCATTCGAATGCTGGAGAACGTCTATAAGCTCCCTGTTATGCAGCTGCAACTGGACGCCCTGGAACCCAAGGGCGCACCGGAACAC CTCAACAGGACAGTGGAACTTCTCAAGAAACACTTCTTCAGGGCAATCCGGAACTCGACCCGCTTTGGACTGGCCACTAAGGAGATGGCCATCAGCAAG CTGAGAAATTTGAAACTGGAAAGCTTCAACAGTCCGCACATCCGGGATCCTGAAGTTCGTGAGCAGCACTACCACGGG GTTCCAGATGTGGATCCCACGAACGTCCTGGCCGACTACACCGCTACGCTAGCTGTTGTGCTGGAGAACTACTGGAATGCGTATGGCGGCACAGGAAGACGATACTC ATGGCATGGGTCCATCTTCGACACCGTCAGCACTTACGACCCATTCGACAATACGCTGT ATGTGCCTCTCTCCATCTACATGGAGAACGTCAAGTACAACACGTTCCAGTC GGCTCTGTATTTTCCCCGGAGTGGAGCACGCGTCATGGCTGCCATGTACGATATGCTGGAACGCGAAGCGTCCTTCTTTGGACGCCAGAATGAGGTGGTCAAGAACTCGGTCTGGGACTACATCTCCACCGATGGCTTCCTGTCCATTAGGCGGTGCCTCAAGGAACAGTTTCGAAAAGCTGTCGTGCCGCATCCAACGGCAAACTTACTCTAT ACCCCGAGTTCATCGCAAACACTGAGGCAGGACGTCAAGGACAACACCGTGACTTATGTCGTGCACGAG GCATTTAAGGAAATGATGCTGGACTACGGCTTCCGGAGCGGCGTCTTTTCTTTACCGGGCTTCACGGAGACTTCCGTGGATCAGCTCTTCTTTCTACTTTACAGCACG AGCCATTGCGAAGTAACGACTCAAGAATCTCTTCTCGCAGACCAGGTAGCTGGAGTAACGCACCCTCAAAAATACAG AGTCAACTTGGCCCTCCAAAACAACCGCAACTTCGCCCGGTCTTTCCGCTGCTCCAACGACAGCGAAATGAATCCGACCCGCAAATGTCGTTCCTGGTGA